A genomic stretch from Blastocatellia bacterium includes:
- a CDS encoding tetratricopeptide repeat protein, with product MRLDLYLNRLAERVALALGAFALLVLLAFNLLSDFARGTLSDERVMVSREVLAASSTRFSSSPRLHVKLAEACWLAPECSLADAESHTLRAIELSPYDYRFPLFLSLIKEATGDQTIAEQYLRRALALAPNYTDVRWHLANLLLRQGKLDESLNEFRTTIASRNSLLPMTLDLIWTAAHGDIKAMEAVASNSTKGQIALARFLMKRSRAAEAAALLGRLDRNELLASPETPPLIDELIAAAQFQLARELWLDLRGAGDSDRSLIWNGGFEAVVAKELAQFDWVVKRDTGERFSLDTGMAHGGARSLRIDFTRRGQADPEGEVSQLVAVRAGVHYRLACYAKSEQLNSTEGPQVVVTAVDSSSRLAVSKPVGQAADGWQLIIVDFVAPRQASNGESAVYISIKLKPQTGQEVPSEGIVWFDDFAMSQQLSDK from the coding sequence ATGCGACTCGACCTATACTTGAACAGACTTGCGGAGCGAGTGGCGCTTGCGCTCGGGGCTTTCGCATTGTTAGTGCTGCTGGCGTTCAATCTCCTTTCTGATTTTGCGCGCGGGACGCTGTCGGATGAGCGAGTGATGGTCTCGCGCGAGGTTCTTGCCGCTTCCTCAACTCGCTTCTCAAGCTCGCCGCGCTTGCATGTGAAACTCGCAGAGGCTTGCTGGCTCGCGCCGGAATGCAGCCTGGCAGATGCCGAATCGCACACGCTCCGCGCCATCGAGCTTTCGCCTTATGATTATCGCTTTCCGTTATTCCTATCTTTAATCAAAGAAGCAACCGGCGATCAAACCATTGCCGAGCAATACCTGCGGCGCGCGCTCGCGCTCGCCCCGAATTATACGGACGTGCGCTGGCATCTGGCGAACTTGCTGTTAAGGCAGGGCAAGCTCGATGAATCGCTCAATGAGTTTCGCACAACTATCGCTTCAAGGAACTCGCTTTTGCCGATGACGCTCGACCTGATATGGACGGCGGCGCACGGCGATATCAAGGCGATGGAAGCAGTCGCAAGCAATTCCACAAAAGGCCAAATTGCGCTGGCGCGGTTCCTCATGAAAAGATCGCGCGCGGCGGAAGCGGCTGCCCTCCTTGGCCGTCTTGATCGCAACGAATTGCTCGCGTCTCCTGAAACTCCGCCGTTAATTGACGAGCTGATCGCGGCGGCTCAGTTCCAGCTCGCGCGCGAGTTGTGGCTCGATTTAAGAGGCGCTGGCGACTCGGACCGCTCGCTCATCTGGAACGGCGGCTTTGAAGCGGTCGTAGCGAAAGAGCTTGCCCAGTTTGACTGGGTCGTAAAGCGCGACACGGGCGAGCGGTTTTCTCTCGATACAGGCATGGCGCATGGCGGCGCGAGATCGCTGAGAATAGATTTCACGCGACGCGGCCAGGCCGACCCCGAAGGTGAAGTCAGCCAATTGGTCGCAGTGCGCGCAGGCGTTCATTACCGGCTCGCGTGTTACGCGAAGTCCGAGCAGCTCAACTCTACAGAAGGGCCGCAAGTTGTGGTGACCGCGGTTGATTCATCTTCCCGGCTCGCTGTCTCCAAGCCTGTCGGCCAGGCAGCGGACGGCTGGCAGTTGATCATTGTTGATTTCGTCGCGCCTCGGCAGGCTTCAAACGGGGAATCAGCCGTCTACATTTCGATCAAGCTGAAGCCGCAAACCGGCCAGGAAGTGCCCTCCGAAGGGATCGTCTGGTTCGATGATTTTGCGATGAGTCAACAGCTAAGTGATAAGTAA
- a CDS encoding O-antigen ligase family protein, with the protein MIATGLLVAVVFTALAYGAVEAWSVAIFELIVVALLALWTIQVLVEKRVTLSIPAAALPLAALVVVGLIQSVAFTSGEGRRLSLSKDVEATRSAVTVIFYLLASHIIAANFFTTRRRLLALTRFLIIYGLAMAIFAFAQHFSWNGRFYWLRPNTQTASPFGPFASHNHFAGYMEMLTPIPVAFVVARAVRGGQLVFCVLASVVMGIAIMASLSRGGMIGFFASLVFLALGGLCYRKKGEAGTKKDARARRTISRAAFHPSLVVIILIVTIAAGIFFIGPQAIMNRVTGRAMSGSQATAETFFSSRGWIWQDTLLMIGANPVTGVGIGAYQTAYPIYSRSDGALTVSHAHNDYLQALSDCGVPGGLIAAWFIVAIFRAVARGLRSSEPGLRGFALGGGAGLLALLVHSILDFNLQIPSNALLFLLLTAVVSRVGAMAQHDQAATTRAASD; encoded by the coding sequence ATGATTGCAACCGGGTTGCTCGTCGCGGTTGTCTTCACGGCGCTCGCGTACGGCGCGGTCGAGGCATGGTCAGTTGCCATCTTTGAATTGATCGTAGTCGCGCTCCTGGCGTTATGGACGATTCAGGTTCTGGTCGAAAAGCGCGTCACGTTGAGCATACCGGCAGCGGCACTGCCGCTAGCGGCGCTCGTCGTCGTTGGCCTCATTCAAAGCGTCGCCTTCACCAGCGGCGAGGGCAGGAGGTTAAGCCTATCTAAAGATGTCGAGGCGACGCGCAGCGCCGTCACCGTTATATTTTACCTGCTCGCGTCCCACATCATCGCGGCAAACTTTTTCACAACCCGGCGAAGATTGTTGGCCCTGACGAGGTTCCTCATCATTTACGGTCTGGCGATGGCGATTTTCGCCTTCGCCCAGCACTTCAGTTGGAACGGGCGCTTCTACTGGCTTCGGCCCAACACGCAGACCGCGTCGCCCTTCGGCCCGTTCGCCAGCCATAATCACTTCGCGGGGTACATGGAAATGTTGACGCCTATCCCTGTCGCGTTTGTCGTCGCGCGCGCAGTGCGGGGCGGCCAGTTAGTGTTTTGCGTGCTTGCGAGCGTGGTGATGGGGATTGCGATTATGGCCTCGCTCTCACGCGGAGGCATGATAGGTTTCTTCGCCTCGTTGGTTTTTCTCGCCCTTGGCGGTCTGTGCTATCGTAAGAAAGGCGAAGCCGGAACGAAGAAAGACGCGCGCGCAAGGCGGACGATTTCGCGGGCGGCTTTCCATCCGTCGCTGGTGGTCATTATTCTTATTGTGACAATCGCGGCAGGCATTTTTTTTATCGGCCCGCAAGCGATCATGAATCGAGTGACCGGTAGAGCGATGAGCGGTTCACAAGCAACTGCTGAAACTTTCTTCAGCAGCCGCGGCTGGATTTGGCAGGATACTTTATTGATGATCGGCGCCAACCCGGTGACGGGTGTCGGGATTGGCGCGTATCAGACGGCCTATCCAATTTATAGCCGGTCGGACGGAGCTTTAACGGTCAGCCACGCGCACAACGATTACCTTCAGGCGCTTTCTGACTGCGGCGTGCCGGGCGGGCTGATCGCCGCGTGGTTCATCGTCGCAATCTTTCGCGCAGTCGCGCGCGGCCTACGGTCGAGCGAGCCGGGGTTGCGAGGCTTCGCACTCGGGGGCGGCGCGGGCTTGCTCGCGCTGCTCGTCCACAGCATACTTGATTTCAACCTTCAAATCCCCTCGAACGCTTTGTTGTTCTTGCTGCTGACAGCGGTCGTCTCGCGTGTGGGCGCGATGGCTCAACACGATCAAGCAGCCACAACTCGCGCGGCCAGCGACTGA
- a CDS encoding AAA family ATPase has protein sequence MHLTAAEPAIDQPGDIRYASNLEHLRDEMKWLDSLIRLKLLEQEAPSAPADRFRGLVMSKAEVDALVAEEPAGADEEDGSPQGARRQAAIHFLSSLESLIERKKASSLAAGIDLALPRLCEVLRLTRFEGRCLLICLAPEIDRKYDSLFAYLQDDITAKMPSIDLLLNLLCDTLDERLAARQGFDPRAPLVKYRLLRVADGAFDGPATLLSRSAKLEDGVVNFLLGFPEIDAQLDGMARLVGPEAGAPSLPVDEAARRQINDFIGAPRNRREEQRNRPEASSGCPVFFFSGPDGSGKRALAETVCRDLGLRLLVADVSRMPDAQPAFDEAVWRLGREATLRDAALCLEAFDALLADDARRACLNSLLEMMGTFSPPVFLLGNQNRDLPAPFSRAPFVHLNFPVPDDRQRKQLWEGHLRRHGLPTDEAEARALASSFKLTAGQIQAAVSFAENLAQWRAPDGARVTLKDLYAGCSAQAGLRLGALARKIEPVFEWDDIVLPPDQLAQLGELCEQAGSRHTVYGDWGFGNKLALGRGVTALFSGPPGTGKTMAAEVIANALRLNLYKIDLSQVVSKYIGETEKNLHQVFNGAQSSGAILFFDEADALFGKRSEVKDAHDRYANIEVAYLLQKMEEYDGIAILATNLRQNLDAAFARRMRFIIEFPFPDEAYRRRIWKGLFPPQAPLSIDGGDLDRLASEIGLAGGNLRNIALAAASFAAGENAAIQMSHILRAARREYQKLGRA, from the coding sequence ATGCACTTAACTGCCGCCGAACCGGCAATTGACCAGCCAGGGGATATCAGATACGCCTCCAATTTAGAGCATCTCCGCGACGAGATGAAATGGCTGGATAGTCTCATCCGCCTGAAGCTGCTTGAGCAGGAAGCGCCGTCGGCGCCCGCGGACAGATTCCGCGGCCTGGTGATGTCGAAAGCAGAAGTTGACGCGCTGGTTGCCGAGGAGCCCGCCGGCGCAGATGAAGAGGATGGCAGCCCTCAAGGCGCAAGGCGGCAAGCGGCAATCCATTTTTTAAGCTCTCTCGAATCCCTGATTGAGCGTAAGAAGGCGTCGAGTCTTGCGGCTGGGATTGATCTTGCCCTGCCGCGCCTCTGCGAAGTCCTCAGGCTGACGCGATTTGAAGGCCGCTGCCTGCTGATCTGTCTCGCGCCCGAAATCGACCGCAAATACGATAGCCTCTTCGCGTATCTGCAAGATGACATCACCGCTAAGATGCCTTCCATAGACCTGCTGCTGAATCTACTGTGCGACACGCTCGACGAGCGCCTGGCGGCGCGGCAGGGATTTGATCCGCGAGCGCCGCTCGTCAAGTATCGCCTCTTGCGGGTCGCCGACGGCGCCTTCGACGGCCCCGCGACTTTGCTTTCGCGCTCGGCAAAGCTTGAGGACGGCGTCGTCAACTTCCTGCTCGGCTTCCCGGAGATTGATGCGCAACTGGATGGCATGGCCCGACTGGTCGGTCCTGAAGCCGGCGCGCCGTCGCTGCCCGTGGACGAGGCGGCCAGGAGACAGATCAACGATTTCATCGGAGCGCCGCGCAATCGCCGCGAAGAGCAGCGCAATCGCCCCGAAGCATCGTCCGGCTGCCCGGTCTTCTTCTTCTCAGGGCCTGACGGGTCGGGCAAGCGCGCGCTCGCCGAAACGGTCTGCCGCGACCTAGGGCTCCGGCTGCTGGTCGCCGATGTGAGCCGAATGCCGGACGCCCAGCCGGCTTTTGACGAGGCGGTTTGGCGGCTGGGCAGAGAAGCCACTTTGCGGGACGCCGCGTTGTGCCTTGAAGCGTTTGACGCCTTACTCGCCGACGACGCACGCCGCGCCTGTTTGAACTCGCTGCTTGAGATGATGGGCACGTTCTCGCCGCCGGTTTTTCTGCTCGGCAATCAAAACCGGGACCTGCCCGCGCCGTTCAGCCGCGCCCCATTCGTTCACCTGAATTTTCCTGTGCCCGATGACCGGCAGCGCAAGCAGCTCTGGGAAGGCCACCTGCGCCGGCACGGCCTGCCGACGGATGAGGCGGAGGCGCGGGCGCTGGCTTCGAGCTTTAAGCTGACGGCGGGCCAGATTCAGGCGGCAGTGAGCTTTGCCGAGAACCTCGCCCAATGGCGCGCCCCCGATGGTGCGCGAGTGACGTTGAAAGACCTCTACGCCGGCTGCTCGGCTCAGGCAGGGCTGCGGCTGGGCGCGCTGGCGCGGAAGATCGAGCCGGTCTTTGAGTGGGACGACATTGTGCTGCCGCCCGATCAACTGGCGCAGCTCGGCGAGCTTTGCGAGCAAGCCGGCAGTCGCCACACGGTTTATGGCGACTGGGGCTTCGGCAACAAGCTGGCGCTCGGCAGGGGCGTGACCGCGTTGTTTTCGGGCCCGCCCGGCACCGGCAAGACGATGGCTGCCGAGGTGATCGCCAACGCGTTGCGCTTGAATCTCTACAAAATCGATCTCTCACAGGTCGTCAGCAAGTACATCGGCGAGACCGAGAAGAATCTCCATCAGGTCTTCAACGGCGCGCAATCGAGCGGCGCCATCCTGTTTTTTGACGAGGCCGACGCGCTCTTCGGTAAGCGCAGCGAAGTCAAAGACGCGCACGACCGCTATGCCAATATCGAAGTCGCTTACCTGCTGCAAAAGATGGAAGAGTACGACGGCATCGCCATACTGGCGACGAACCTGCGGCAGAATCTCGACGCGGCATTCGCGCGGCGGATGCGGTTCATCATCGAGTTCCCCTTTCCCGATGAAGCCTACCGTCGGCGCATCTGGAAAGGGCTCTTTCCGCCCCAGGCTCCGCTGTCAATTGACGGCGGCGACCTTGATCGCCTGGCGAGCGAGATCGGGCTGGCTGGCGGCAACCTCAGAAACATCGCGCTGGCGGCGGCGTCGTTTGCCGCGGGCGAAAACGCGGCGATTCAAATGTCGCACATCCTGCGGGCGGCGCGGCGCGAATATCAAAAACTCGGACGGGCTTAG